A genomic segment from Bacillus cereus G9842 encodes:
- a CDS encoding DUF3243 domain-containing protein has translation MSVLDNFDQWKSFLGDRLEQAQGKGLDGGAVSDMAFRVGDYLANEVEGRNDQEKLLAELWKVADEQEQHTIANLMVKFVQHK, from the coding sequence ATGTCAGTATTAGATAATTTTGATCAGTGGAAGAGCTTTTTAGGAGATCGTTTAGAGCAAGCGCAAGGAAAAGGTTTAGACGGCGGTGCGGTATCAGATATGGCATTTCGTGTTGGCGACTACCTTGCTAATGAAGTAGAAGGGCGCAATGACCAAGAGAAATTATTAGCTGAGCTTTGGAAAGTTGCTGATGAACAGGAGCAACATACAATTGCAAACTTAATGGTTAAGTTTGTACAACATAAGTAA
- a CDS encoding competence/damage-inducible protein A yields the protein MNAEIIAVGTELLLGQIANTNAQFLSEKLASIGINVYYHTVVGDNNKRLQKAIEAAEERADILIFTGGLGPTKDDLTKETIAASLDEALVYDEKALALISNYFKRTGREFTENNKKQALVLNGATVFANDHGMAPGMGVNKNGKVYILLPGPPKEMKPMYVSYVEPFLRNFTTGENIYSRVLRFFGIGESQLEVKVQDLIDGQTNPTIAPLANDGEVTLRLTAKHQNVSEAEKLIQHVEDLILERVGEFFYGYDQEFLHYKAIELLKRKGLTLACAESLTGGLFGNQVTENAGVSSVFKGGVICYHNDVKQHVLRVPEEVLHTDGAVSKECAHYLAENVKDLLKADIGISFTGVAGPDASEQKEPGTVFVGLAIKGEQTAVFPLNLSGSRQQIRERSTKYGFYHLYKKLEEI from the coding sequence ATGAATGCTGAGATTATTGCGGTTGGAACTGAATTATTACTTGGACAAATTGCAAATACAAATGCCCAGTTTTTATCTGAAAAGTTAGCTTCAATTGGAATTAACGTGTACTATCATACTGTTGTTGGTGATAATAATAAGCGACTGCAAAAGGCGATTGAAGCTGCGGAAGAACGTGCTGATATACTTATTTTTACAGGTGGATTAGGACCGACAAAAGATGATTTAACGAAAGAAACGATAGCGGCTAGTTTAGATGAAGCGCTTGTGTATGATGAAAAGGCATTAGCCTTAATAAGTAATTACTTTAAGCGTACAGGCCGTGAATTTACGGAGAATAATAAAAAGCAAGCGCTCGTCTTAAATGGAGCAACAGTATTTGCAAATGACCACGGTATGGCGCCTGGTATGGGGGTAAATAAGAACGGAAAAGTTTATATTTTATTACCAGGGCCGCCAAAAGAAATGAAACCAATGTATGTAAGTTACGTGGAGCCTTTTTTACGTAATTTTACAACAGGAGAAAACATTTATTCCCGTGTGCTTCGTTTCTTCGGTATCGGGGAGTCCCAATTAGAGGTGAAAGTTCAAGATTTAATTGATGGACAAACAAACCCAACAATCGCCCCGCTAGCAAATGATGGAGAAGTGACATTACGTTTAACCGCTAAGCATCAAAATGTTAGCGAAGCGGAGAAACTAATTCAACATGTGGAAGATTTGATTTTAGAAAGGGTAGGAGAATTTTTCTACGGATATGACCAAGAATTTTTGCATTATAAGGCAATCGAGTTATTGAAGAGAAAAGGGTTAACTTTAGCATGTGCAGAAAGTTTAACAGGTGGTCTTTTTGGAAATCAAGTAACTGAAAATGCTGGTGTTTCTTCTGTATTTAAAGGCGGTGTCATTTGTTATCATAATGATGTGAAGCAACATGTATTGCGTGTGCCTGAAGAAGTGTTGCATACTGATGGTGCAGTTAGTAAAGAATGTGCTCATTATCTTGCTGAAAATGTTAAGGATTTATTAAAAGCGGATATCGGAATTAGTTTCACTGGGGTAGCAGGGCCAGATGCTTCAGAACAGAAAGAGCCAGGAACAGTATTTGTTGGATTGGCGATTAAAGGTGAACAAACTGCAGTTTTTCCTCTTAATTTAAGTGGAAGTCGTCAACAAATTAGAGAACGCTCGACAAAATATGGATTTTATCATTTATATAAAAAGCTAGAAGAGATATAA
- a CDS encoding dipeptidase, whose product MQTGCFYNGGMKMKIFDAHCDVLFQLWSAKGKKNFKNDPQLHITFQQLKERQGSIQCFAIYVPETVTYEKRFEAALQMIDIFYNEILSLPSVRFIRTKEDINRLKQDEVGALLTLEGCEAIGKEAMKLRLFYRLGVRSFGLTWNYANLLADGALETRGAGLTTVGRQVVQELNTLQLWTDLSHLNERSFWDVIEIANNPIASHSNCYKLCEHPRNLNDEQIKALIQRNSIIGVTFVPQFLTSERQANITDIVKHIEYICSLGGENNIGFGSDFDGIVDTVVNVSAYRDYENVMNELYKYYAASTVERFLYDNFVEHMSF is encoded by the coding sequence ATGCAAACAGGTTGTTTTTATAATGGAGGAATGAAAATGAAAATTTTTGATGCTCATTGTGATGTGCTCTTTCAGTTATGGAGTGCAAAGGGAAAAAAGAATTTTAAAAACGATCCGCAATTACATATTACATTTCAACAGTTAAAGGAAAGACAAGGAAGTATACAATGTTTTGCAATATATGTGCCAGAAACAGTGACGTATGAAAAACGATTTGAAGCGGCATTACAAATGATAGATATTTTTTATAATGAAATTCTATCGCTACCAAGTGTGAGATTTATCCGAACGAAAGAGGATATAAATAGATTAAAACAAGACGAGGTTGGCGCGCTATTAACGTTAGAAGGGTGCGAAGCAATTGGCAAAGAAGCGATGAAATTACGTTTGTTTTATCGGTTAGGTGTACGTTCTTTCGGATTAACATGGAACTATGCGAATTTGTTAGCTGATGGGGCGCTAGAGACGCGTGGAGCAGGTTTAACTACTGTTGGTAGACAAGTTGTACAAGAGTTGAATACTTTGCAATTATGGACGGATCTATCACATTTAAATGAGAGAAGTTTTTGGGATGTGATAGAAATTGCAAATAACCCAATTGCATCCCACTCAAATTGTTATAAACTGTGTGAGCATCCACGCAATTTAAATGACGAACAAATTAAAGCGCTTATACAGAGAAATAGCATAATCGGTGTTACTTTTGTACCGCAGTTTCTAACAAGTGAAAGACAAGCAAATATAACAGATATAGTAAAACATATCGAATATATTTGCTCGCTAGGTGGAGAAAACAATATAGGGTTTGGTTCAGATTTTGATGGGATTGTAGATACGGTTGTCAATGTATCTGCCTACCGAGATTATGAAAATGTCATGAATGAGCTTTATAAATACTATGCTGCATCTACTGTAGAAAGATTTTTATATGATAATTTTGTTGAACATATGAGTTTTTAA
- the spoVS gene encoding stage V sporulation protein SpoVS has translation MEILKVKATSVPNSVAGALAGVIRERGTAEIQAIGAGALNQAVKAVAIARGFVAPSGLDLICIPAFTDIMIDGEERTAIKLIVEPR, from the coding sequence ATGGAAATATTAAAAGTTAAAGCAACGTCGGTCCCTAATTCTGTAGCTGGTGCACTTGCAGGTGTTATTCGCGAACGCGGAACAGCAGAAATTCAAGCTATTGGTGCAGGTGCATTAAACCAAGCGGTAAAGGCAGTAGCAATTGCAAGAGGGTTTGTAGCGCCTAGTGGTTTGGACCTAATTTGTATCCCAGCGTTTACAGATATTATGATTGATGGCGAAGAGCGTACAGCAATAAAATTAATTGTAGAACCTCGTTAA
- the rny gene encoding ribonuclease Y: protein MSSTVWILISILLATTVGAVVGFFVRKSIAEAKINGAANEAKRILDEANREAEALKKEALLEAKDEIHTLRTEAELEIRDRRSELQKQENRLMQKEENLDRKDETLDKREQQLEKKEESLVARQQQIEELESKVGELVQKQQTELERISNLTREQAKAIILGKVENEVSHEIAVMVKESEVRAKEEADKKAKEILSLAMQRCAADHVAETTVSVVNLPNDEMKGRIIGREGRNIRTLETLTGIDLIIDDTPEAVILSGFDPIRRETARIALDKLVQDGRIHPARIEEMVEKSRREVDEYIREVGEQTTFEVGVHGLHPDLIKILGRLKYRTSYGQNVLKHSMEVAYLTGLMAAELGEDEKLARRAGLLHDIGKAIDHEVEGSHVEIGVELATKYKEHPVVINSIASHHGDTEPTSIIAVLVAAADALSAARPGARSETLENYIRRLEKLEEISESYEGVEKSFAIQAGREVRILVKPDTIDDLEAHRLARDIRKRIENELDYPGHIKVTVIRETRAVEYAK, encoded by the coding sequence ATGAGTAGTACAGTTTGGATACTCATCTCCATTTTGCTTGCAACAACAGTCGGTGCAGTTGTTGGCTTTTTTGTTCGAAAGTCTATTGCTGAAGCGAAGATTAATGGTGCGGCTAATGAAGCGAAACGTATTTTAGACGAAGCGAATCGTGAGGCTGAAGCACTTAAGAAAGAAGCGCTTTTAGAAGCAAAGGATGAAATTCATACACTTCGTACAGAAGCTGAATTAGAAATTCGTGACCGTAGAAGCGAATTACAAAAACAAGAAAATCGTTTAATGCAAAAAGAAGAGAACCTTGATCGTAAAGACGAAACGCTCGATAAACGCGAGCAGCAGTTAGAGAAGAAAGAGGAATCTCTTGTAGCGAGACAACAACAGATTGAAGAGTTGGAAAGCAAAGTGGGAGAGTTAGTTCAAAAGCAACAAACAGAATTAGAGCGCATTTCCAATCTGACACGCGAACAAGCGAAAGCAATTATTCTTGGTAAAGTAGAAAATGAAGTTTCTCATGAAATCGCTGTTATGGTAAAAGAAAGTGAAGTTCGCGCGAAAGAAGAAGCGGATAAGAAAGCAAAAGAGATTTTATCTCTTGCAATGCAAAGATGTGCAGCTGATCATGTTGCTGAAACAACCGTTTCGGTTGTAAATCTTCCAAATGACGAAATGAAGGGACGTATTATCGGGCGTGAAGGTCGTAATATTCGTACGTTAGAAACGTTAACGGGTATTGACTTAATTATCGATGATACACCAGAGGCGGTAATTCTTTCTGGATTCGATCCAATTCGTCGTGAAACAGCTCGTATCGCTCTTGATAAACTAGTACAGGACGGACGTATTCACCCAGCGCGTATTGAAGAGATGGTCGAAAAATCAAGACGTGAAGTGGACGAGTATATTCGCGAAGTCGGAGAGCAAACAACGTTTGAAGTGGGTGTTCACGGATTACACCCAGATTTAATTAAAATTTTAGGTCGTTTAAAATACCGTACAAGTTATGGACAAAACGTCTTAAAACACTCTATGGAAGTTGCATATTTAACTGGACTTATGGCAGCAGAGCTTGGTGAGGATGAAAAACTAGCAAGACGTGCTGGTCTATTACATGATATCGGAAAAGCGATTGACCATGAAGTAGAAGGTAGCCACGTTGAAATTGGTGTTGAACTCGCAACGAAATATAAAGAGCATCCTGTAGTTATAAACAGTATCGCATCTCACCATGGTGACACAGAACCAACTTCTATCATTGCAGTTTTAGTTGCAGCAGCAGATGCTTTATCAGCTGCAAGACCGGGAGCTCGTAGTGAAACGCTTGAAAACTACATTCGTCGTCTTGAAAAATTAGAAGAGATTTCAGAGTCTTATGAAGGCGTTGAAAAATCATTTGCAATTCAAGCAGGACGTGAAGTTCGTATTTTGGTAAAACCAGATACAATCGATGACTTAGAAGCTCATCGTTTAGCTCGTGATATCCGAAAACGTATTGAAAATGAACTGGATTACCCAGGACATATTAAAGTAACTGTTATTCGTGAAACACGTGCAGTGGAATACGCAAAATAA
- the recA gene encoding recombinase RecA, protein MSDRQAALDMALKQIEKQFGKGSIMKLGEQAERRISTISSGSLALDVALGVGGYPRGRIIEIYGPESSGKTTVSLHAIAEVQRQGGQAAFIDAEHAMDPVYAQKLGVNIDELLLSQPDTGEQGLEIAEALVRSGAVDIIVIDSVAALVPKAEIEGDMGDSHVGLQARLMSQALRKLSGAINKSKTIAIFINQIREKVGVMFGNPETTPGGRALKFYSTVRLEVRRAEQLKQGNDIVGNKTKVKVVKNKVAPPFRVAEVDIMYGEGISREGEILDMASELDIVQKSGAWYSYNEERLGQGRENSKQFLKENTDLREEIAFFVRDHHGIGEDSGVEDTEDATLQD, encoded by the coding sequence ATGAGTGATCGTCAAGCGGCATTAGATATGGCGTTAAAACAAATAGAGAAGCAATTTGGTAAAGGTTCAATTATGAAATTAGGAGAACAAGCGGAACGTAGAATTTCTACAATTTCAAGTGGTTCTTTAGCACTTGATGTGGCATTAGGGGTAGGCGGATACCCACGTGGCCGTATTATCGAAATTTACGGACCTGAAAGTTCAGGTAAAACGACAGTTTCATTACATGCAATTGCAGAAGTACAACGTCAAGGTGGACAAGCAGCATTCATCGATGCGGAGCACGCAATGGATCCTGTATATGCACAAAAATTAGGCGTTAACATAGATGAATTACTATTATCACAGCCTGATACAGGGGAGCAAGGATTAGAAATCGCGGAAGCTCTTGTACGAAGTGGTGCGGTTGACATTATCGTAATTGACTCTGTAGCAGCTCTTGTACCGAAAGCAGAGATTGAAGGCGACATGGGTGACTCACACGTAGGTTTACAAGCACGTTTAATGTCACAAGCACTTCGTAAGCTTTCAGGAGCAATCAACAAATCAAAAACAATTGCAATCTTTATTAACCAAATTCGTGAAAAAGTTGGGGTTATGTTCGGAAACCCAGAAACAACTCCAGGTGGTCGTGCGTTGAAATTCTATTCAACTGTCCGTCTTGAAGTGCGTCGTGCGGAGCAATTAAAGCAAGGTAACGACATCGTTGGTAATAAAACAAAAGTAAAAGTAGTGAAAAATAAAGTAGCGCCACCATTCCGTGTTGCTGAAGTTGATATTATGTACGGAGAAGGTATTTCAAGAGAGGGTGAAATCTTGGATATGGCTTCTGAGCTTGATATCGTTCAAAAGAGCGGTGCTTGGTATTCTTATAATGAAGAACGTTTAGGACAAGGTCGTGAAAATTCGAAGCAATTCTTAAAAGAGAATACGGACTTAAGAGAGGAAATTGCCTTCTTTGTTCGTGATCATCACGGAATTGGTGAAGATTCTGGTGTGGAAGACACGGAAGATGCAACTCTTCAAGATTAA
- the pgsA gene encoding CDP-diacylglycerol--glycerol-3-phosphate 3-phosphatidyltransferase: protein MNLPNKITISRIFLIPIFMVIMLAPFDWGSYKIGDVDLPIQHLVGALIFIIASATDWIDGHYARKYNLVTNLGKFLDPLADKLLVSAALITLVEMQYVPAWIVIVIISREFAVTGLRLVLAGTGEVVAANQLGKIKTWTQIIAIAAYLLHDVPLNLIHIPVADIFIWIALIFTVISGWDYFWKNRAAFVNSK, encoded by the coding sequence GTGAATTTACCAAATAAAATTACAATATCTAGAATCTTCTTAATTCCAATTTTTATGGTAATTATGTTAGCGCCCTTTGATTGGGGTTCATACAAAATTGGTGATGTTGATTTGCCAATTCAACATTTAGTAGGGGCACTTATCTTTATCATTGCTTCAGCTACAGATTGGATTGATGGACATTACGCAAGAAAGTATAATCTTGTAACGAATTTAGGAAAGTTTCTTGACCCATTAGCTGATAAATTACTTGTTTCAGCAGCACTTATTACATTGGTAGAGATGCAATATGTACCGGCTTGGATTGTTATTGTAATTATCAGTCGTGAGTTTGCTGTAACAGGTTTACGTCTTGTACTTGCTGGAACAGGGGAAGTAGTTGCGGCAAATCAGCTAGGGAAAATTAAGACATGGACACAAATTATTGCGATTGCAGCATATTTATTACACGATGTACCTTTAAATTTAATCCATATTCCAGTTGCTGATATCTTCATATGGATTGCATTAATCTTTACTGTTATTTCAGGATGGGATTATTTCTGGAAAAATAGAGCTGCTTTTGTAAACTCAAAATAG
- a CDS encoding DUF3388 domain-containing protein, with product MIEWYFEYEIHKNRPGLLGDVSSLIGMLGINIVTINGVDNARRGLLLMCDNQEQISRLESILNTMDNITVTKYRPPKLRDKLAVRHGRYIQRDADDKKTFRFVRDELGLLVDFMAEIMKKEGHKLIGIRGMPRVGKTESIVAASVCANKRWLFVSSTLIKQTVRSQLIEDEYSDDNIFILDGIVSTKRANERHWQLVREIMRLPATKVVEHPDVFVSQSEYTLDDFDYIIELRNDYDEEIQYNLVDEIEQGTQNNFSMFDF from the coding sequence ATGATTGAATGGTATTTTGAATATGAAATACATAAAAACCGACCTGGCTTGCTTGGTGACGTTTCTTCGTTAATCGGTATGCTCGGCATTAATATTGTCACAATTAATGGTGTAGATAATGCACGACGTGGGTTACTTCTTATGTGTGATAATCAAGAGCAAATCTCTAGACTTGAATCAATTTTAAATACGATGGATAACATAACGGTAACGAAATATCGTCCGCCCAAGCTAAGAGATAAGCTAGCGGTTAGGCATGGTAGGTACATACAACGAGATGCAGATGATAAGAAAACATTTCGATTTGTGCGTGATGAATTAGGCTTACTTGTAGACTTTATGGCAGAAATTATGAAAAAAGAAGGCCATAAACTAATTGGGATACGCGGAATGCCTCGTGTCGGAAAAACAGAATCCATTGTTGCTGCAAGTGTTTGTGCAAATAAAAGGTGGTTATTTGTATCATCTACTCTTATTAAGCAAACTGTTCGTAGTCAATTAATTGAAGATGAGTATAGCGATGACAATATTTTCATCCTAGATGGAATTGTGTCAACGAAGCGTGCCAACGAAAGACATTGGCAGCTCGTTCGTGAAATTATGAGATTGCCTGCAACGAAAGTTGTGGAACATCCTGATGTATTTGTGAGTCAGTCAGAATACACATTGGATGATTTTGATTATATTATCGAGTTGCGTAACGATTATGATGAAGAAATTCAATATAATTTAGTAGATGAAATTGAGCAAGGTACGCAAAATAATTTCTCTATGTTTGACTTTTAA
- a CDS encoding 2-oxoacid:acceptor oxidoreductase subunit alpha, with product MISQLSWKVGGQQGEGIESTGEIFCIALNRLGYYLYGYRHFSSRIKGGHTNNKIRVSTTEVRAISDDLDILIAFDQETIDFNFHELRPGGIVVADAKFNPTIPDNTDVNLYVIPFTDIASELGTSLMKNMVAVGASSAVLGLDETAYLDVVEEIFGRKGEQVVQKNMDAIKRGSQYMKELLGEKVNMMQLEKADGKKRMFMIGNDAIAFGAVAGGARFMSAYPITPASEIMEYLIKKLPKVGGTVIQTEDEIAACTMAIGANYAGVRTLTASAGPGLSLMMEAIGLAGITETPLVIVDTQRGGPSTGLPTKQEQSDLMAMIYGTHGEIPKIVMAPSTVEEAFYDIVEAFNLSEEYQVPVIFLTDLQLSLGKQTVEPLKLDKVEIRRGKLDLEAELPERENKAYFKRYEVTEDGVSPRVLPGMKNGVHHVTGVEHDETGKPSESAINRKDQMDKRFRKMENLKFNTPVYKNVKHEEADVLLVGFNSTRGAIEEAMTRLEQEGMKVNHAHVRLIHPFPTAEIDPLVKKAKRVVVVENNATGQLANIMKMNLGNGEKISSLLKYDGNPFLPKEIYNECKKGVVLNGNI from the coding sequence ATGATTAGTCAACTTTCATGGAAAGTTGGAGGCCAACAAGGTGAAGGAATTGAAAGTACAGGAGAAATCTTCTGTATTGCATTAAACCGATTAGGATATTACCTATACGGTTACCGCCACTTCTCATCACGTATAAAAGGCGGCCATACAAATAATAAAATTCGTGTAAGTACAACAGAAGTACGAGCGATCTCAGATGATTTAGATATTTTAATTGCTTTTGACCAAGAAACAATTGATTTTAACTTCCACGAACTACGTCCAGGTGGAATTGTAGTTGCGGATGCGAAATTTAATCCAACAATACCTGATAATACAGATGTAAATCTATATGTGATACCGTTTACAGATATTGCTTCAGAATTAGGCACATCATTAATGAAAAACATGGTTGCTGTTGGAGCATCAAGTGCAGTATTAGGATTAGACGAAACAGCTTATTTAGATGTTGTTGAAGAAATCTTTGGTCGTAAAGGAGAGCAAGTCGTTCAAAAGAATATGGACGCAATTAAACGCGGCTCTCAATATATGAAAGAATTACTAGGTGAGAAAGTAAACATGATGCAGCTTGAAAAAGCTGATGGTAAAAAACGCATGTTTATGATTGGAAACGACGCAATCGCATTTGGTGCGGTAGCTGGTGGTGCTCGTTTTATGTCAGCATACCCAATCACACCTGCATCAGAAATTATGGAATACTTAATTAAAAAATTACCGAAAGTCGGCGGAACAGTAATCCAAACTGAGGATGAAATCGCAGCTTGTACAATGGCAATCGGTGCAAACTATGCTGGTGTTCGTACATTAACTGCATCTGCTGGTCCTGGTCTTTCATTAATGATGGAAGCAATCGGTTTAGCAGGTATTACAGAAACTCCATTAGTAATTGTTGATACACAACGTGGTGGTCCAAGTACGGGATTACCAACGAAACAAGAACAGTCTGACTTAATGGCGATGATTTACGGTACGCATGGTGAAATTCCAAAAATCGTAATGGCGCCAAGTACAGTTGAAGAAGCTTTCTATGACATTGTAGAAGCATTTAACTTATCTGAAGAATATCAAGTTCCTGTTATTTTCTTAACAGATTTACAGCTTTCGTTAGGAAAACAAACAGTAGAACCACTTAAATTAGATAAAGTGGAAATTCGTCGTGGTAAGCTTGATTTAGAAGCGGAATTACCAGAACGTGAAAATAAAGCATACTTCAAGCGTTATGAAGTAACTGAAGACGGCGTTTCACCGCGTGTTTTACCTGGTATGAAAAATGGTGTTCACCATGTTACAGGTGTAGAACATGATGAAACTGGAAAACCATCGGAATCAGCAATAAACCGTAAAGATCAAATGGACAAACGTTTCCGTAAAATGGAAAACTTGAAGTTTAATACCCCTGTTTATAAAAATGTTAAGCATGAAGAAGCAGACGTATTGCTTGTTGGATTTAACTCAACTCGTGGTGCGATCGAAGAGGCAATGACGCGTTTAGAACAAGAGGGTATGAAAGTAAACCATGCTCATGTACGTTTAATTCACCCGTTCCCAACAGCTGAAATCGATCCACTTGTGAAAAAGGCGAAGCGTGTTGTAGTAGTAGAAAACAATGCAACAGGTCAGCTTGCTAACATTATGAAAATGAATCTTGGTAATGGTGAGAAAATTTCTAGTCTTTTAAAATATGATGGAAACCCATTCTTGCCGAAAGAGATTTACAACGAATGCAAAAAAGGGGTTGTATTAAATGGCAACATTTAA
- a CDS encoding TIGR00282 family metallophosphoesterase, with translation MRILFVGDVVGSPGRGMIQQYVPALKKKYTPTVTIINGENAAGGRGITEKIYRNFLECGAQAVTLGNHAWDNREVFEFIDDAKYLARPANFPEGTPGKGLIFVNCNGTEVAVINLQGRTFLPPIDCPFRKVDELINIAKKRTNIIFIDFHAETTSEKQALGWYVDGRATAVVGTHTHVPTADNRILPSGTAYITDVGMTGPYDGILGMDREAVLKKFLTNLPVRFEVTSGRTQLSAVLIDVDPNTGKAKKIERILINDDQPFFE, from the coding sequence ATGAGAATATTATTTGTTGGGGATGTAGTAGGATCTCCTGGTAGAGGTATGATTCAACAGTACGTACCGGCATTAAAGAAAAAATATACACCTACAGTAACAATCATTAATGGAGAAAATGCAGCAGGTGGCCGTGGGATTACAGAAAAAATATATCGAAACTTTTTAGAGTGTGGGGCACAAGCAGTTACACTTGGAAACCATGCTTGGGATAATCGTGAAGTATTTGAATTCATCGATGATGCAAAATATCTTGCAAGACCAGCTAACTTCCCAGAAGGAACTCCAGGAAAAGGACTTATCTTTGTGAACTGTAATGGAACAGAAGTTGCAGTTATTAACTTACAGGGGCGTACTTTCCTTCCTCCGATTGATTGTCCATTCCGTAAAGTGGATGAATTAATTAATATTGCGAAAAAACGTACGAATATTATCTTTATTGATTTCCATGCGGAGACTACAAGTGAAAAACAAGCGCTAGGTTGGTATGTAGATGGACGTGCTACAGCAGTAGTAGGTACGCATACGCATGTCCCTACAGCGGATAACCGTATTTTACCAAGCGGAACGGCATATATTACAGATGTTGGGATGACAGGGCCATATGATGGAATTTTAGGTATGGACCGAGAAGCAGTATTGAAGAAGTTTTTAACGAACTTACCGGTACGATTTGAAGTAACAAGTGGTAGAACGCAATTAAGTGCAGTGTTAATTGATGTGGATCCAAATACAGGAAAAGCAAAGAAAATTGAGCGCATTTTAATTAATGACGATCAACCATTTTTTGAGTAA
- a CDS encoding helix-turn-helix domain-containing protein: MTELGQKLKEAREAKGLSIDQLHEITKIQKRHLVAIEEGNYDVLPGAFYARAFIKQYADAVGLNGEELLVEHQSTIPQSERREVPQVSTGQKTQETMQKSSSWPVADHMPKILVALLVIAVGVVIWFVFQALTGKDDEKVPSAQSEKIEVQKAKDSPLDTKKAEEPKKEEPKKEELKKEEPKKEEQPAPPTGQQEVKVVGTTGKVSTLEIHNNKTLELEISAKGASYVDVKDDAGNEILNTTVQSGQTEKRDVSTLKEVRLNIGSAPNVEIKLNGQVLAFPLDPQKEYHQRLVIKNQGIEQPAQ; the protein is encoded by the coding sequence GTGACGGAATTGGGACAAAAGCTGAAAGAAGCAAGAGAAGCGAAAGGCTTGTCTATTGATCAGCTGCATGAAATTACAAAAATTCAAAAACGCCATCTAGTGGCAATTGAAGAAGGCAATTATGATGTATTGCCAGGAGCTTTTTATGCGCGTGCATTCATTAAACAATACGCAGATGCTGTTGGATTAAATGGAGAGGAACTGCTTGTAGAACATCAGAGTACGATACCACAATCTGAAAGGCGTGAAGTTCCACAAGTATCAACGGGACAAAAAACACAAGAAACAATGCAAAAATCTTCATCATGGCCAGTTGCAGATCACATGCCGAAAATCTTAGTTGCGCTGTTAGTAATCGCGGTTGGAGTCGTAATCTGGTTTGTGTTTCAAGCGTTAACTGGAAAAGATGATGAAAAAGTTCCGAGTGCTCAAAGTGAGAAAATTGAAGTTCAAAAAGCGAAAGATTCTCCGTTAGATACGAAGAAAGCGGAAGAGCCAAAGAAAGAAGAGCCAAAGAAAGAAGAACTAAAGAAAGAAGAACCAAAGAAAGAGGAGCAGCCAGCACCACCAACTGGACAGCAAGAAGTGAAAGTAGTTGGAACAACTGGTAAGGTATCTACTTTGGAAATTCATAATAATAAAACGTTAGAATTGGAAATTTCAGCGAAGGGTGCAAGTTATGTAGATGTTAAGGATGATGCGGGTAATGAAATTCTAAACACTACAGTACAAAGCGGTCAAACAGAGAAACGCGATGTATCAACATTAAAAGAAGTACGACTTAATATTGGAAGTGCACCGAATGTTGAAATTAAACTGAATGGCCAAGTGCTTGCTTTCCCGTTAGATCCACAAAAAGAATATCACCAAAGATTGGTGATTAAAAACCAAGGGATAGAGCAACCTGCACAATAA